The window CTAGGTTTGCATCCCAGGTAGGGCCTGGTTCCCTGGGGCACCATTGGCCCAGAGCCCCTCAGGGTCACCTCAGGTCGGTTATCCAAGAAATCCTTAAGTTTCATCTTTTAAATCAtccatgtaaaatttattttacatcaGTGATTTTTCTTCTGAGAATCCTATTTAAACACGCTCTTTCCCCCTTCAATTAAACCAGCAAGAATTCAGTACCCTTCTACCCCTTCAACTCTTCCTCCACCCCCTGAGCATTCCCATGCATCATTCTCCGGCATCattctcactgcatcctcaggCTCTGGGAAGCTGcgtgatcacctgaggtgatccaAACTCAGGTCTGTCTCGCTCACCAGTGTTTTCTCCATTCCCTTATGCGGAGGAGGACAAGTAAGGCCCCATTAACGCTAACCTGTGGGCTTAAGCCCTAGCTGCCCGTCTGCTGACCAGGTGGACATTCACTAAAGACCATGAATATGACTTATAGGTACCAGCCCACCCACCTCCTAGTCCCACACTGCACCTGCAAACATCACCATGGAGCTCCACAGGGCAACTGTTCCTTCCTCGTCTAAGTGACTTGCCAGTGGACCAGCGACATcccaggtctctctctctcaacaaaTGGCAGCAGGTTGGTGGGGATGTGATGCTGCCAGGTGAAGGACAAGTTTTATTAAGCCTGAGTAAAAGACTGGGGGTAGCTGGGGACAAGGAGGAGTCTGAGCACCCAGAGAGGGTGCTcacagaaggaaagagggagacagcagaagcaggaatTCCAGAGGAAATAATATAATTCAAGAACAAAGATGGACAGGCACACCTAGGTTCCTGAATATTCCATCTTCTGCCACCCCTGCCCTGCTCACATATCCAGGTACCCTTACACACCTGAGCCAATCCAGTGAGCTGTTTTCTGGGAGATGCTAGGGAAACCCAGACACTACTGAGGACTGGTGCTACCAGCGAGTCCTGTGGTTTAAGGACAGTGTTCCTCAGGGCTGTGTAGAAGGGCTCTGCACTAAAAACAATTCTGCTAATTACTAAGTATgtgttgggcaagttacttaacatctctgagttCACGTTTCTGAGCTGCAAAATGCATTGATGGGGCTTAAACAAGACGACCAAAGTGCCTGCAGCAGGCTTAAACGAGACGACAAAAGTGCCTGCAGCAGCTACCCAATAAATCACAATATCATCACAATTCTGGGTTGACCCCGGTCTCTGCCCCAGGGAGTTCCAAATTCTCATGTCCCAAACTGCAAACTCAGTGTCCTCCAAGAATGTCGCCCTTCTCCTCCCACCTCTAGAtgtttcagtaacttctttcctGTTTATTGAGAGATTCATCCCAGTGTCCTCTCATTCCCTTCTGTCCCTCTGGGAATTTCTTCCATCaattttgcttcctttttcaTACCTGTCACCTGAGCTTCCAAATATCGATCTCTCTCCAtcctaaaaatatttctgtgcCTCATCCCTGCATGCTCAAAGGtgatcttccttctcctctttacCATCACAGTTCTCAAAATAATGATTGGCATTTCTTGAATGTTTCTCTCGAAGGCCCTCTGTGAACTCCTAGTGCCAA of the Gorilla gorilla gorilla isolate KB3781 chromosome 14, NHGRI_mGorGor1-v2.1_pri, whole genome shotgun sequence genome contains:
- the TMEM272 gene encoding transmembrane protein 272 isoform X1 — its product is MNLSINRKEVTETSRGGRRRATFLEDTEFAVWDMRIWNSLGQRPGSTQNCDDIVIYWVAAAGTFVVSFKPAAGTLVVLFKPHQCILQLRNVNSEMLSNLPNTYLVISRIVFSAEPFYTALRNTVLKPQDSLVAPVLSSVWVSLASPRKQLTGLAQVCKGTWICEQGRGGRRWNIQEPRCACPSLFLNYIISSGIPASAVSLFPSVSTLSGCSDSSLSPATPSLLLRLNKTCPSPGSITSPPTCCHLLRERDLGCRWSTGKSLRRGRNSCPVELHGDVCRCSVGLGGGWAGTYKSYSWSLVNVHLVSRRAARA